The following are encoded together in the Natronolimnobius sp. AArcel1 genome:
- a CDS encoding translation initiation factor eIF-2B encodes MIDETVEEIQEMQTHSSSVVAVRATRALEELLEREFATVEEYVRDLERNGSVLRRANPSHASLQNAVRAVVEAVADADPDSVAEAKKLTQERIDAVISRVESAKQRAAENAVDSLEDSATLLTHDYSSTIIEALEQAVEAGKTFDVYVTEARPRYIGRKTARTLADLEGVEPTLITDSAHGHYLPECDRVIVGMDCIVDDTLYNRVGTFPIAATAAQLEVPVTVLGAASKIVTEGFVFENEHRPGSEVMPEPAEGFGVANPNYDATPVELLESVITDDGRETF; translated from the coding sequence ATGATCGACGAGACGGTCGAGGAGATCCAGGAAATGCAGACACACAGCTCCTCGGTAGTCGCCGTACGCGCCACCCGAGCACTCGAGGAGTTGCTCGAGCGGGAGTTTGCCACCGTCGAAGAGTACGTTCGCGACCTTGAGCGCAACGGCTCGGTGTTACGACGAGCGAATCCCTCGCACGCGTCGTTACAGAACGCAGTTCGGGCGGTCGTTGAGGCGGTTGCAGACGCCGACCCGGACAGCGTCGCGGAGGCAAAGAAACTGACACAGGAGCGTATCGACGCTGTCATCTCGCGGGTCGAATCGGCTAAGCAGCGAGCCGCCGAAAACGCCGTCGACTCCCTCGAGGATAGCGCGACGCTGCTGACACATGATTACTCCTCGACGATCATCGAAGCGCTCGAGCAGGCCGTCGAGGCGGGCAAGACCTTCGACGTCTACGTTACCGAAGCGCGCCCGCGCTACATCGGCCGCAAGACCGCCCGCACGCTCGCCGATCTCGAGGGTGTCGAGCCGACGCTGATTACCGACAGCGCACACGGCCACTATCTGCCGGAATGTGATCGGGTCATCGTCGGCATGGACTGTATCGTCGACGACACGCTGTACAACCGCGTCGGCACGTTCCCGATTGCGGCGACGGCAGCCCAACTCGAGGTGCCGGTGACCGTCCTCGGAGCCGCCTCGAAGATCGTCACCGAAGGGTTCGTTTTCGAAAATGAGCATCGGCCAGGCAGCGAAGTCATGCCCGAACCCGCAGAGGGCTTCGGTGTCGCAAATCCAAACTACGATGCGACGCCGGTCGAGTTGCTCGAGAGCGTCATCACTGACGACGGCCGAGAGACGTTCTAA